A window of Strigops habroptila isolate Jane chromosome 5, bStrHab1.2.pri, whole genome shotgun sequence genomic DNA:
AAGGTCACAGTTATTAATCCCCACTTCTGGAGTTCTTTGTTCAGGTTTCATCCTTGGCCTTGCACGTGGGTGTGAAAGGGCCCCACAGTTTGCCTTCTCTGAATAGGGCCTTCTGTGGGtagttttttctcttgtgtttaaGATGGGAATGTGAATCAAGAGAGTGCTTTTTGTACAATGGGTGTAATGGTATGATCTCTTAGGTCTTTGAAGTAGAAACTAAATTGTGAGTTTTAAGTAAGTATCTACTGGTATACGAAGTTATGAAGCTGTTTGTGTGGTGTACTATGTGTGATGTTTAGGGAAATTCCACTTCACCCAATGAATTCTAACACCAAATatgttttgctgtgaaaaaagAGTTTTCTGATGATTTCGGTGGACTCcagttgagatttttttaacaaatagtTTCACTTTTCCTGACCTGTCAAGCATATGTGCATGATGTGGTAAGATCGCACAGAAGGTGCAGTTGATTCCTTTTGTTTGCAATGGACCTTAAAAGGTGGTGCAGGTATATCTGAATTAGAGATGAGATAGCAGTAGTTATGGTCTTGAACAAATTGTTGCAGGTAGCAAAAGTAGAAAGAACTTTGACAGGAAGTCTTTACTTAAGAGTGATGTAAAGCCAGGACTTGCTTGTTGGAATTCTGTCACACTGAGCGGCGCAGCTTGTGTCAGTGTGTTCTGTCTTCTAATACCGGGTGGCTGGATTCAGGTTTCCCACTTTGCGCTGTGACCACATTCTTGTTTGTGAAGTACCTGCATCAcaggggtttttcttttctttaaacaggAAGGAGGTAGCTGGTAAAATTGCGGTGGTGAAGCAGATGCATAGCTTGCTTTGTGTGCCTGTGTGGGGTGTgttatttgttcatttcttaGGGgtagtgactttttttttttttttattattttacccTGTTAGGAGCTGacagaagaagcaaaagaaggCGACTTCTCCaattttcctctctcccaaaACACCATCAACCTTCTCAAAGGTTAGTTAATGtgtaaaagaaacagcattgtATGCTGTTACCCATATAAGCAGGGACAGAAGCCAAGGGTAATTGTCTTACATTTGTTGTGTGGTGAGAATATGCTTGTGAGCAGTCACTGTAGATTCAAATAATCTACTGTTAGTAGGAACAAAGTTTATGTTTTGTTCAAGTGCTTTAAGGTGAATTTATTCTTCCATGGTGTGGTTATTCTTAGATATGCATTCTAGAGACAGGGTTTCTCTTCTCGTCAGCATCATTCTACTTGTTATGTATCTTTACTTCAATTCCTATATCTGCTGTCTACAATACCGCTTCTTAAATAAGTATAATGGTGTTTTGTATATGGAGACTATTTGGTTTCTGTAAACAGTCTATGATTATTCTCATGCTTTTGGGCATTATTGTATCTCTTCTTGATTAGTTTTTTTGAGGAAGTAATCATTGTAGAGTTCGTGTCCTCTGTGTTGGGAAGCTATGCAATTCTTGTTCCTCAGACAAAATTCTCCTTGATCCTTTACCagaaaaaatgtgtgtgtggggtggtttttgttatttccgccccccccccccccccccccccgcctccgcTTCTGTTGTCTTATGCCAAACATCACacagaaagctgtatttcattGTGGGTAACTCATCTGTGTGTCTCAGGGTGGGATACTGTTCGATCTAGAGTAGGAGGATAAATAAAGatctgtggttttcttctatGTTGCATCTCCTATTGTGTACAGGATTTGACATGACGTGTCCTACATATTCAGGCTAGTTATTATGTGAGGGCTTCTCATTGTTTGTTCATCTTCTAATGAAGCCTCTTTGGATTATTTTACAGCTCAAGGTGTAAAATACCTGTTCCCTGTGCAAGTGAGGACTTTTCAGCCCATATATGATGGCAAAGATGTAATTGCTCAAGCTCGAACAGGAACCGGCAAAaccatttcttttgctcttccGCTGATTGAAAAACTTCAGAGCATCTTGCTAGATGGGAGAAGAGGCCGTGCACCAAAAGTAACTTGCTGCTTAAGGATTAACACCAAAACCTTAGAATATGGCAGTTTTTGAAAGTGATTTTGTAATTGCTTTGAGGACTTTTGGGACTCTGCTCCTTTATTGGTGTTTGTAATACTGAACACTTTCCTCAGATCAGGAGCTACAGTGTGACAGATTTTGCAGCATCACAGTGATAACATATTTCATGTTTAGGGTTCCTTGTGTCTGCATTTAGGAGAATGGTCAGGGTACTGCAGTAGTAGCTAGTGGATTTCCAGACTGCTGTCCTCAGGAAGTTAGCGTGCAGCTTTGGGGCTGAATCGCCTGCCTCTTCTGAGGTGATGTTTGAGTCAGCCGGACTTGTCTCCATTCACTGAAGTTATTTCTCATTATAAATTCCATGGTGGCAACTGAAGGCTCTTGAGTTGTCCGTGTTTATGCCTTTCTACCACCCCTATGTCTGGAGACTCAACGGATGCAAATGGTGTTTACGTTTCTACCTAAGCTTGAGGTAGAATCAATAATCGGATACCTGTGATCAGATATCCCCATGCAAattaagtatatatatttatcattaaactgaaaagctgcttttaaggtCTTACTATGCCAGATTGTTTAGTGACTGTTCCTATCCTTTAGTGCTGAACTGCACCTTCATCGTCTTTGGTAATGTTACTGAAGGGTCTACTTTGTCTAGCAttaacttaagaaaaaaaaatactgctgttcTACATCTCAGTTATCTTGTAATGCTTTGCCTTGTTTCCTCTTGCTGGCTATGAGGCTGTGTTGTGCGGGCTCCAAGTGGTGGGAAATACTGCCGGGATGGTGGGGAGGTATGGGTGCCTCTGTAGTGTAGAACAAGTATAGCATAAGGATGGGAGTACAAGCTGTTTAATGTAAAGTAAACCCTTTTCTCCTAGCACCCTTTCCCAACCACAGCTgcattttgtctcttttcactCCCTCCAGGTGCTGGTTCTTGTTCCAACCAGGGAGCTGGCCACACAGGTAGCCAGAGAGTTCAAGAATCTCACTAAGAAACTGTCAGTGGCTTGTTTTTATGGAGGAACTCCTTATAAAGAACAGAGTAAGTAAACGCTAGGGAATTAGTAGTGGATTAGAGTTTTTTCTCCCTCAGAGTTTCACTTCAGTCAGGAACCATGATACTGCTTTCAATGGGAGCATACAGCCTGggttaaattattttaattcgAGTAAATCTTGATTTAAAAGGATGGTTGTATGTCTGTGAAGTGACTAGTCCTTTTAGTTTCTACCTTATCgtgtgtttgtgtggtttttgtgtAGACATACACTGGGACTAGACGACTGtccaaggaaaagagagaactgCATATGCGTGTGTAGCTCTCTCTCCAGAGGTAGCTGTGAAAAAGAAGTTAGCTGAAAACCTAGAGACTTTTACTGTAATAAAGCTCTGGAGGTTTCTAATGCTAGCTGTTTGTTGCTTGGAAATTGGCGCATCTTACTGTAACTTTGCATGTGATTTAGCTGGTATTCCTGACAGGGCAACATGGACTGCCATCACGCTTACTTGTTTGTAACCCAGCCTGGATGTAGTGCTTTATTTGGAGATTAACGTGAAGTGCAGTAGGTTTTTGGTTCTAAAATTAGAAGTGTTGCTGTGTACTGGTAACTTTCTGCCTTGTTGTCTCTTAGCATACTGACACTGTGCTTGTTTTTCCGTCTTTTCTTCCAGTTGATCTCCTTAAAAGTGGCATTGATATTCTAGTGGGAACACCTGGACGGATCAAAGACCACATTCAGAATAGCAAACTGGAACTTTCCAGCGTGAAGCATGTTGTTTTGGATGAAGTTGATCACATGTTAGACATGGGCTTTGCTGAACAAGTGGAAGAAATCTTAGGATTTGCttataaaaaaggtaaattatGACATCAGGAGAGGAACAGGCAACAATGCAGAGAACGCAATTTGAAACCTGCTGGTGCACCCCCAACTTGAATCCTTTATGCGATGCTAGTATTGGACCTCAGAGAATAGAGTAAGGTAGAATTGGAAAAGGTTCAAAGTAAGGTGGCAGATGGTTGAAGGGCTGGAATGGCATCTCTGGAAGGAGGGGGACGGTGAAAAGAGGGAATAAAAGCAACAAACCCAACCTAAATCCTAAAGCTTAGTGTTCTTCATTCTGAGAGATGTGTCTTGAGTGTAGGGTTAGGGTTATAGTGTGTCTGTACATCATCATCACATGAAGTTGACAACTAGGGaatatttgctcttttctgaTGTAGTGGGCATTCAGCAAAGCCACCAGGTAGCAGGtacagagcaggaggaggttaTTTTAATAGTGTGAAATTCTTTGCAACATTGTACTAATGTCAAGAGCTTTGAAAAGTGGCTTGAATTACTGGAAATAGAAATATCAAGGATTACTAAAAGCAAGGGTGTAAGTTCTGGCTCTGGAAGTTCCTGACAGTGTTTCTGTCAGGAAACTGGTTCCTGACAGTGTTTCTTCACATCTTTAACTGTGTTTGACTGCTGTTGGAGAGAGTATATGAGCTTCATGGATCTTGGGTTTGACCCAGTACAGCCACTGTCATTTTTACTTGACTGTTACGTTCTCCCCATTTCTGCAGAGTTGTTCTTTGTCTTGACAAGCAAGAAATAGAGATGATCTtctaaaaaaggaaatctgcaTAGATTTTGTAAGAGTTGTCATAATTATTCAATcttaaaagttttcttcataACTGGAAATAAATTGGAGGGAATAATAGTGTCCTTTTGCAgtgtgtgtttctttctgtctgaaGGTAGGATAGACTATGTCAAGATACTATTTGTTTAACAGTTCTTACCTGGGGTAGTTCTTCACCTGGACTGCAGATTGTCCTTTTTAGCCTGCCCTTTTCCTTTGCACATAGCTATACTGTTCATAGGTAGTTATATTGGAATACCAGGCAAGGAGGGATCAAGACAAATTCTTTCAGGTATGTAGGAAGACTTCAGGCACAGTATAAACCATTTTTAGCAGATGAACTATAAATGTGCCTTGCATTTCTTCTCAGGCAGGATGAAGGATTCAATTTGGTCCTGTTCATATTACTGTAATTTTGCGTTTGGTGTCTAAAgagtattaaaatgtttttattgtttctgttttcttgtggCTGACTTACCACACATACAAACTTAGCAAGTTGAGAGCaactcttgctttttttttttatcagttctCAAGTTTCAGAGTCTGTTGTGATGGCTGAAATTGGTGGCCTTTCCTTCCAGGTTCTGAAAACAACCCCCAgacactgctgttttctgcaacttgtccaCGATGGGTGTATGATGtagcaaaaaaatacatgaaagatGATTGTGAACGGATTGACCTGATTGGAAAGAAGACTCAGAGAACTGCTACGACTGTGGAAGTGAGTGATTCcgctgcagagcagtgcaggtCCTGAGAGCATCTGACCTGGGTGAAACAAGTTCTGCATTGATGTTACAAATGGGGGTGTGGAATGACTTTTCACATGATTGACACACACATTTCTTAAGGAAAGCTTTCATATGGGGGTAGTAGtttgaaagcttaaaaaaagaaaaaattctttctgcattcattttgtGTGTGGCTTCGATTTAACACAGATGGTTaccatgtttttttcccaaatagcATTTGGCTATACAGTGTCGCTCGTCTCAGAGAGCAGGAGTTCTGGGAGATATCATTCAAGTCTACAGTGGCAGCCATGGGCGGACCATTGTCTTTTGTGAGaccaaaaatgaagcaaatgaacTGGCTATGAATGCTTCACTCAAACAGGTACTGGTGTCTGAACGGAGAGCAGTGGTTAGGAATATACTGGGGTTGAATGCcctgaaataaatacaaggTTGCAACTGTATGGATCGAATTTCTGTGCGTGGTTTTAAGacttctgaaagctgtttctaaAAGTAGAGCCTTTCAGCTAAAATACCTTCTTGGCTGTGATTATGAATATTATTCCTTTGGCTTGAAGGGCAGGAATCAATGGAAAATACGCAGCTTATGCTGAATAACCAGGAgatagtaataatagtaataaacaGGAGCTAGTATAGTGCAGATAGTCCATCTCATGTTAGTGTGCTGTTTAGATTCCCATCTCTTAATGGTATTTATTATCCAAACATCCAGTATCCAGGAAAATCAACTAATGTGGTAGAATGGAATGTTTTGTTGCCCTTGGAAGGTCATTTAATAGTTTGTTAAGAACTCAGGTGGTACACTGAGCACGTTTTCTGTGCTTAACTTGAATTACTACTGAGTTTTTTGAGTGTAGGGAAAggtgctggatttttttttttttttcctggagaaaagcCTGTTTGATACTAAATACTAATTTatggggaaagagaaatggtGAAAATACATGGTTTGCTCAGTATTGGATAAATGTTATGTATAATCCACTTTAAAATCTTGTGGCAACAATTTTTGTCTGTTGGCCCTGCCGCTTTCACACTGAATCTAATTACTTTGTTCTTGTGTCAGTACAtgacatgttttttttttttatgctagtAAGTTATGCTTTAGCATGTTACTTACTTGAATTCTGAGCTTGTGactctcccctttctccttgTCAAACATGTGATCTGTTTCTTGTCCCATTAGAAGTGGAGGTTGTTCAGATCACCCATAGGGCTCAGGCATGCCCTGAAAACTCACATAagcttttgtgggttttgggaTGGCTTCCTATGGAAGGGAGTAAAGTCTCTTGATAGCTCTTGACAAGCACTGTGTAAGTAAAGTTGCTTGCACTTGTTCCAGTGGAAGTGAAAGCTGAAGTGGGCCCTTTTGGCAGACTGGTATGCTACAAACAATGACATTATGGTAAAACTACTGCCTGTGAGTGTTATTGTCCCAGAAAAGGATAAAACCACTTTGGTATCAGctatgtaattattttcttttgctctgtacaatattttgggttttgtacTTTAACGTCTAGGTTCCACTGTTAAATGACATGTTAATGGTTTGTTTCACTGACAGGATGCCCAGTCATTGCATGGTGACATTccacagaaacagagagaaattacattaaaaggCTTTAGAGATGGTGTGTTTGAAGTTCTGATTGCAACAAATGTAGCTGCGCGTGGTTTGGATATTCCTGAGGTTGACCTTGTTATACAGTGTTCACCACCAAAAGTAAGTCATATGGAGAAACTAAAATTGTAATACATTTTTTGTGACAGAACAGTGGGTTATTTCTGTTTCACCAGAAGCATGGTCTGATTCACAGATGAAGTGGATTATTTGTAAATAATAGAAGGCCTAGAATTTCTTAGTTAAGCGTTTACATTTTGAGCTTTGAGTAAAGTGAAAGTGTTGGGCTTTGGTTACTCTGGAAAGTTGTAGGATAGTTTTTGACATTgcttcagcatttctgaatCCCTTCTAAACATTGTTTTCATAGCAATTCTACAGTattcctgctgcctttttcttcttttgaaactCCTTTGagcttttttattaatatcCTCCCCCGCTTACGTCAATAGTGTTTGTTAAACCTGAGGCAGCATATCTTGGGCTGCGTAGTACATGCATGCCTGAGTGGTGTGTACAAAGTTTGGGTATATGTATTGCTCTTTAGGTTTCTGAATTAGGATTTAtcttacattttctctcttccagtaTATAGATGTAAATAGTTTAAATAACATaaggttttcttctgttaatcTGAATTTCTGAAGGATGTTGATTCCTACATCCATCGTTCTGGACGTACAGGTCGAGCTGGCCGAACCGGGATCtgcatttgtttatttcagagaagagaagaagatCTTCTAAAACAAGTTGAGCACAAAGCGGTGAGTTGTACTTCAGACCTCTGTTTAATGAAATTACTCAGCTCCTAAAAGACTCTGCCACTCTTATACTTTGTAACCATGAGCTACTTAGAACTCCAGTATAGAACTCGTCCTATTGACTAATAGGCCTAAAATGTTGATATTTGgtgtttgaaaatgcttttctgtcagCCTGTTCTAATGCTTTATGGGTCTTTCTATGTATTCTGTTGATGTCAGCAGACAGACTGTAGCAGAAATGCATGAAGGATACCATGCCTTGCATTACAGTATGCATGTGTATTGATGTAAATAGCTCCAGGAAggaatttaaaagctttattctAGCTTTAGAAATAACTCAGGTAAAGACTGTGTTGATGGTATAAACAATAACTAGTGGGAGTTGTAGAGTGCTAAACATACCTTTAACTATAATTTCCTTTCTTGATTTCAGGGGATTACATTTAAGCATGTAGGTGTTCCCTCTGCTACAGATGTAATTGAAGCTTCAAGTAATGATGCCAAAAAGTAAGCTTATTTGCCTCTTCTTAAAAGATGTCCAGAGATGTTACCAACAACAATGCTGTTAATGCATAGTTTTAAGGGAGTAGACCTGTATGTGAGCATATCTACTTACGTTGTAAGTCAGTTGCTTTGCATGTAGCAAAACTGGTCTGTTTTCATAAGATGATATCGATGAACTTCTGTGTGCTTGAATATAGACCTTTCTGTAGAACATTATGTTCTCTAAGTTCGTGCAAAAATTAACCTTTGTTTATATCCTCAAAAATCAATAGCGGAACAGGGAATTAGTGTCATGAAGAGAAACTGATTTTGTCCACTCAGATGATACCGTAGTACTGTGTAAAGAGCAATACTTGGCATGTTGAGGAGTTAACTTTGCCCTAGTGAGGGTGTACTAGCCCTGTCCTCGGTTTCTTTGTATCATTCTGTTCTCAGgggtggttggttggttttattccATGCGGCTCTGTTTACATTTGCTGTCCTATTGGTGGAAATAACATGGACAGAGATTATTAAAATCAGCGAGGATTTGACTCATGGAAAGGAGACCATGGACATGGTGTTGGGTTCACCACGTACAGAAAAATGGTGGGAGGTGCTGGTGTACCACAAATAGCATTAGAGAGAAGTAGCTGTTCTCTGCATTCAAGCTTGTTTTCACTGTCTCTCCCAGAAATAAACGATTTAATCAGCTTGCACTGAGAGCAAGTGCcttgccccagcccagcagtgGCATTGTAGTGGTTTGCTTCTATTTCTTGTGAAGTAAAAGCAAGGGTACAGCCTTAAGAATGCTGATATTTTAGAGCATTCCTTTGATATTTTTATCAATGCTGTCAAACGTGCCATGTTGTACATCCTGAGTTTTGAACACATCTTTCAAGAGGCTTGGCTTAATGAGAATGTGGGTATTCAACATCCTGAAGGTGTTGAGTTAAAGGAGTGTTAATGAAGCATGATAACCAAGGCTTTTAGAGATAATTTGTTAATCTTGAAAGCTGTCTATGTCTTAAACATGACTGCACTTCACACAGGCCTTTGCTGATCTATTAAACTTCTGTTGTCACCCATGTAGGTTGTTGGAGGCCATTCCTCCTTCTGCAGTAGACTACTTCAGAAAATCTGCTCAAGAGCTCATAGATGAAAAAGGGGCAGTttctgccctggctgcagctctaGCCCATATTTCTGGGGCATCTTACATACAGCAGCGCTCCTTACTCAACTCCACTGCGGTAAATAACATTATACCTGTGTTAACAAAAATGGATAAATTAATTGCTTGCATCCAGTCCGACTGTGGCATCTTCTCAGGCTCTTCCAATAGGGTTTCTGAGCAGCTTTTATCCCCAGCTTCTGGTTTGTTGCTTGTTCCTTAACTGAAATCAGCTCATACTGGTACTATACAAGAAACCAGAAAAGCTTGAAATCAGTAAATTTTCTAAAGTTAAAAGAATTTCTCCAGAGAGCTAACTGACAAAAGACTTTGGTCTAAAAGAATTTATTGACATTTTACAAGCTAATAGATGGGTTTGTGCTATTGTAGTTTTCCCTTCCCAGGAagtttttacatttctgtaatatttcaaTAAGTCTAGCATTTGATTACCTGATTTCAAAGAGaacttgaaagaagaaaagtatgGCCCTTTCTTTTCATGATACATTTAGGGACAACTTGGCCTAGTGTGTGTGGTAACATAATTTTGGAGATAGCATGTGGCTGGACTGTGCTTCTTGTATcagtttggggcttttttacCTGTTTTCTAGTGGTAACTTACTGTATGTATTGAATAAATGTGTGTCTGCTTCTGGCAGAAATGCTCTTCACCTTTCTGTGAATGGGCAGTCCTATGTGAGATGGATACCTTCAACTTCTTAGGAGGATTTTAGTTAATTCACTTTTGGGAAGTTGATTTCTTAGTATTAAATACTACATTACAATAACAAGTTATTTATTGCATAGTTCATTGGTTAGTGAGTCACGGGCTGTCCAACCAAGTTTAGTCttacaaacatttttctatttgtttccTGAAGGGCTTCGTGACCATGGTGTTGAAGTGTTCAATAGAAATGCATACAATGAGCTATGCCTGGCGAGGACTGAAAGAACAGCTTGGTGAGGAAGTAGATTCCAAAGTATCCTCAATGCGCTTCCTCAAGGGGAAGATGGTAAGATGGCCCAGCCTTGGGGAAGAAGGGTGGGTGGGTGTGTTTGGCCAGTTTTTGCAGTGATTGAGGCAGGCATTCTGAAGTATTAGTACAGAAACGTTGATACCTCACTCTATCCCTACTCAGTctcatttctcagaaaatattAACCTTTCATGAACCCCCCTGAAACTGCTGTTTATGtatacattatttaaaacaaaacaaacagccaaaaaagcccccacaaaaccaaataaaaagcatgaaagcTAGTGTTTTAAGACTTTTATTTGGATGGAGATTCTGCTCCTAAATGATAATGCAGGAGttctttcctaaaaaaaaaaaaaaaaaaagggaggggtgGGTCATCAGCAATATGTATATAGTGGGAATGCTTGTGTtgacctttattttttcattatatgcTAATGCTTTATACCACCACAATAAAAAGACCGCTGTAGAGTAGGGCAGTGACTGGCTGGCCTGAGCAGTACCGCATTCACCTGACTGTCAGCCTGTGACATGTCTGACACTTGTCTCCTTTGCAAGCATGTTCTTGGAGAGCTTGTGGTGTCAGATGATGCCTGTCTTACTTTTAAACAGACAGGCTGATGTCAGGCAatgctgctgtcagcacagaGCGTTTgaatctgtgttttgttttgagcttttgtgttttaactgcttttctcttcagcttaTAAAAAGCTTCTCCCAAAAGACCatgctttctgctgttcctgGTTTCTACACTTAGTGTGCATAAGTGGTTGCAGGTGCTGCCTGTCTGGAGTTGTGTGTGCCTCCATTCTTGGATgtctttggaaagcaaatggttctttttttttcctgctatagGGGGTGTGCTTTGATGTCCCTGTTGGCGAGCTGAGTAACATACAGGTAAGTTCTTATAGCCAGAATTGGCTTTAGAACCTGGTGATTTGAAATTTGATTGCCATATTTAGGACTGAATATAGGGTGGTTTGGGAGTGTAAggtttgtgttttaatgagGATATTGCATAGACAACAGAGTCATTAGAACAAGCACAGCACAGTCATTAGAAAATGCCCCGTCATGTCTCTCATTTCAGTTCTTATTATATTACCTGATTTTATTAAACTAAATCCTATGTTCTTTGGCTACTCTTGTGTTTGACCTCTCCAGTGTATTTGAGTTAACCAGTTTTCTGTTGACTTCACTCCCTCTTGTCCTTTTGTGATGGTTTATCCTTTCCCACAAGACTGAGTTGTCTCCCAGGAGGGGTCTGCTGGCCTATTGGTACGGGTGGGGTTTATCTGGAAATGCCTTATTATTGAAAGCAACATTGAATGCAGTAGTGTACCTTGGACACACCTGCAGACCCGTGACGTCTGGTTAcgttggttttgtttcaggaaCAGTGGAGGGACACCAGGCGTTGGCAACTGTCGGTGGCAAAGGAACTGCCTGAGCTGGAAGAGCACCCCCAGGAGGCAGGACGAGGGTTCTTCAGGTTCGGAAACGGGAGGCAAGGTGTTGGCGGCTTCAAGAGAAACAACTGGTTTAAGAATGGAAACCGAGGACATGATTTTAACAAGTCACTTGATTAGCCTCTGGTACAGATGTGGGACTGAGCTGACTTTTACCAAAAAGTAAAAGCCTGTTCGACATTCCTCTTTGTCCTTATTCCTTGATAAAGCAGCCTCTCTTTGAGTATTCCCAAACATCATGTTTGCTGAAATGACTagctgcttggtttttttttttttggaaggttttttgttttgcccaGCTGACATTTTTCTGCCGTTAAACTAAATGTCATACATGTCTCGGAGATGAGTATTTCACTGGAAACCTGGCGCTGTGGGGAACAACACTCTCGTGAGCATGGACAGTTACCGCACCTCGCCTGTTCAACAACCCTTGCActaaaaaatctggttttaagaaaaaaaaaaatccagaaacatTTGGGATCGAACCCTCACCACCCTTCCTCGAGCATGTCCCCCGGGAGCCAGGCTCTGGTGGCCGTTGTGGCGCTCACCCTCCCTGCCGCCGTCTGCTGCTGTTCGGCGCTCGGAGCCGTTCGCCCTCAGCCGCGGCGCGGGGGAGCTGTGGGGAACGCCGCGGGAGCGGGGGCCGGCGGGGCCGCCCGCGCTGTGGCCGCCATGACAGCGGGACGGGAGAAGGGGCGGGGCCGCCCCTGCAGCGCGGCGGTTATTGGCCGGCAGCGCGTCAGGTGGTGGCGCGCGTGACGCTGGGCGGCAAGCAGAGGGAAGATGGCGGCGGTGGGGGGCTGCGGGTGGGCCGCGGTGTGCGAGAAGTTCCGGACCGCGCGGACGCTCTCCACCGTGGAGTCGCGCAAGGACCCGGAGACCGACCCCTACCGCTCCAAGTACAGCGCCCGGGCGCTGCTCCAGGAGGTCAAGCAGCTGCTGAGCGCCGCCGAGGAGGGCGACGAGGCGCGGCTGCTGGCCGTGCGGCGGGCCGTGCTGGAGTACGAGCTGGGTGTCAACCACACCGACACCGAGGAGTTGTCGGCCGGCGAGGAGCACCTGCAGCGCTGCATGCAGCTC
This region includes:
- the LOC115608174 gene encoding nucleolar RNA helicase 2-like, translating into MLGAPGKPSEGTGGAASAEGAGRGRWRSSCMGSAWCRAARLGLPAARAAAAPGSDRRRLGWLAGAGAGPLLLLAAALPRGPVRLPAALGAAPHFLRAGAGRGSVGHRCETGSSAAAHLPGEQPAAMPAAGPAASPAEPQAPAGAESLRRGRRRKVKEETQAKLKQREKVKRRVKAEGEQAQPEQSGLGDGDLEPPLPKKTKKIKEKSTGLAGESSGSEHMVKPSSAVSNGVTSLAAQSVSSNAAAGEQDSNAEELTEEAKEGDFSNFPLSQNTINLLKAQGVKYLFPVQVRTFQPIYDGKDVIAQARTGTGKTISFALPLIEKLQSILLDGRRGRAPKVLVLVPTRELATQVAREFKNLTKKLSVACFYGGTPYKEQIDLLKSGIDILVGTPGRIKDHIQNSKLELSSVKHVVLDEVDHMLDMGFAEQVEEILGFAYKKGSENNPQTLLFSATCPRWVYDVAKKYMKDDCERIDLIGKKTQRTATTVEHLAIQCRSSQRAGVLGDIIQVYSGSHGRTIVFCETKNEANELAMNASLKQDAQSLHGDIPQKQREITLKGFRDGVFEVLIATNVAARGLDIPEVDLVIQCSPPKDVDSYIHRSGRTGRAGRTGICICLFQRREEDLLKQVEHKAGITFKHVGVPSATDVIEASSNDAKKLLEAIPPSAVDYFRKSAQELIDEKGAVSALAAALAHISGASYIQQRSLLNSTAGFVTMVLKCSIEMHTMSYAWRGLKEQLGEEVDSKVSSMRFLKGKMGVCFDVPVGELSNIQEQWRDTRRWQLSVAKELPELEEHPQEAGRGFFRFGNGRQGVGGFKRNNWFKNGNRGHDFNKSLD